In Treponema primitia ZAS-2, a genomic segment contains:
- a CDS encoding pyridoxal phosphate-dependent aminotransferase: MRPLSDRTKGFTDSVIRRMTRISMQYNALNLSQGFPDFDPPKEITDRLAAIAGTGPHQYSVTWGAQNFREALAEKQSRYMGRSIDPNTEIVTTCGSTEAMMAAMMTVTNPGDKVIIFSPFYENYGADVILSGAEPVYVPLCPPEFRFDPNELEAAFKQNPKALILCNPSNPTGKVFTREELRIIADLAKKYDAYVITDEVYEHIIYAPNEHIYISSLPGMEERTLSCSSLSKTYSITGWRLGYIIASPEIIDTAKKVHDFLTVGAAAPLQEAVVPALRFGEDYYRHLQEEYTERRDIFVNGLDDLKLPHTNPEGAYYILLDISEYGYESDVSFCEDLARKVGLGAVPGSSFFREPVSHLIRLHFAKKKETLLDALNRLEAMRLKMKNRMQP; encoded by the coding sequence ATGCGACCATTAAGCGACAGGACAAAGGGTTTTACCGATTCGGTCATCCGGCGTATGACCCGGATCTCTATGCAGTACAATGCCCTGAACCTTTCCCAGGGCTTTCCGGACTTTGATCCCCCAAAGGAAATTACGGACCGTCTGGCGGCAATTGCCGGGACAGGACCCCATCAGTATTCAGTAACCTGGGGCGCCCAAAACTTTCGGGAAGCCCTGGCGGAAAAACAGTCCCGGTATATGGGTCGTTCCATCGATCCCAATACTGAGATTGTAACCACCTGCGGCAGTACCGAGGCGATGATGGCTGCCATGATGACCGTGACAAACCCCGGGGATAAGGTGATTATCTTTTCCCCCTTTTATGAAAACTACGGCGCCGACGTCATCCTTTCCGGGGCTGAACCTGTCTATGTGCCCCTATGTCCGCCGGAATTCCGCTTTGATCCTAATGAACTTGAAGCTGCCTTTAAGCAAAACCCCAAGGCGCTGATCCTTTGCAATCCCTCTAACCCCACAGGAAAAGTGTTCACCAGGGAGGAATTGAGGATTATCGCGGATCTGGCGAAAAAGTACGATGCCTATGTGATCACCGATGAAGTCTATGAGCATATTATCTACGCTCCCAATGAGCATATTTATATTTCTTCTCTTCCCGGTATGGAGGAGCGCACCCTTTCCTGCAGCTCCCTTTCTAAAACCTACTCCATCACCGGCTGGCGTTTGGGGTATATCATTGCCTCGCCGGAAATTATTGATACTGCAAAGAAGGTCCACGATTTTCTCACCGTGGGTGCCGCAGCGCCCTTGCAGGAGGCGGTTGTCCCGGCACTCCGCTTTGGAGAGGATTACTACCGTCACTTACAGGAGGAATACACAGAACGGCGGGATATCTTTGTTAACGGGTTGGATGATCTTAAGCTCCCCCACACTAATCCTGAAGGCGCCTATTACATTTTGCTGGACATTTCCGAATACGGCTATGAAAGTGATGTTAGCTTTTGTGAAGACCTGGCCCGTAAGGTGGGTCTCGGTGCGGTACCGGGTTCCAGTTTTTTCCGGGAGCCCGTGAGCCATCTGATACGGCTCCACTTTGCCAAGAAAAAAGAGACCCTCCTGGATGCCCTGAACCGTCTTGAAGCTATGCGGCTTAAGATGAAAAACCGGATGCAGCCTTAA
- the hflX gene encoding GTPase HflX, translating to MAELYETEIAPKRALLISIRSGKSGAVETESMAKELAGLVKTLGFEIAAQETVHIRENHPKFGMGTGKAEEMAEKAAELEADCLVFDGDLSPSQQRNWERLTGISAVDRQELIIQIFAGRAKTREAELQVSLAELYYTLPRLTHKYIDLSRQRGGRYGTKGSGETKLETDRRQIEQRIHRLKEELEGVRKNRETQRKKRDRDSASCALVGYTNSGKSSLLNALTGADVLAEDKLFATLDATTRVLPSKGRTLVISDTVGFIRRLPHALINAFRSTLEETAQADLLIHVLDASDPDIDQYFETTLSVLRELGAVSSVEAAGRPSPPDKKPMLTVLNKIDRLEPPSLDYLLKRYPGSIPVSALTGAGLEELVLRIDEALSGPARRFRFPPNRSDLAAMVHRNGTVLSESYEDTYIEIEARLEESITEKLREYLDTELNDPGRIPAWNGK from the coding sequence ATGGCTGAACTTTACGAGACCGAAATTGCCCCGAAAAGGGCGTTATTGATAAGCATCAGGAGCGGCAAATCCGGGGCGGTAGAGACCGAATCCATGGCAAAAGAACTGGCGGGGCTGGTGAAAACCCTGGGGTTTGAGATCGCCGCCCAGGAAACGGTACATATCCGAGAAAATCATCCCAAATTCGGGATGGGAACCGGGAAAGCTGAGGAGATGGCCGAAAAAGCGGCTGAACTGGAGGCGGACTGCCTGGTTTTTGACGGGGATTTGAGCCCTTCCCAACAGCGAAACTGGGAACGGCTTACAGGGATCTCCGCAGTGGACCGGCAGGAACTTATCATCCAAATTTTTGCCGGCAGAGCCAAAACCCGGGAAGCGGAACTCCAGGTTTCCCTAGCGGAACTTTACTACACCCTACCTCGGCTAACCCATAAGTACATTGACCTATCCCGGCAGCGGGGGGGACGCTATGGCACCAAAGGCTCCGGAGAAACCAAGCTGGAAACTGACCGCCGGCAGATAGAACAGCGCATCCACCGGCTCAAGGAAGAATTGGAGGGGGTCCGAAAGAACCGGGAGACCCAGCGAAAGAAACGGGATAGGGATTCGGCCTCCTGCGCATTGGTAGGGTATACCAATTCAGGTAAATCCAGCCTCCTCAACGCCCTGACCGGGGCGGATGTCCTGGCGGAGGATAAGCTTTTCGCCACCCTGGACGCCACCACCAGGGTACTTCCCTCTAAGGGCCGTACCCTAGTCATCTCCGATACCGTAGGCTTCATCCGTCGGCTGCCCCACGCTCTGATTAATGCCTTCCGCTCCACCCTGGAAGAGACCGCCCAGGCGGATCTCCTGATCCATGTACTGGACGCCTCTGACCCTGATATAGACCAGTATTTTGAAACCACCCTCTCGGTACTCCGGGAATTGGGGGCGGTATCCTCAGTTGAGGCCGCAGGCCGGCCTTCCCCTCCTGACAAAAAGCCCATGCTCACAGTACTAAACAAGATAGACCGCCTGGAACCGCCCAGCCTGGACTACCTCCTAAAGCGCTACCCCGGCAGCATCCCTGTATCCGCCCTGACCGGGGCCGGCCTGGAAGAACTGGTTCTGCGGATCGATGAAGCTCTTTCTGGTCCGGCCCGGCGTTTCCGCTTTCCCCCGAACCGCTCCGATTTGGCCGCCATGGTCCACCGGAACGGAACGGTACTCTCAGAAAGCTATGAGGATACCTATATCGAAATAGAAGCCCGCCTTGAGGAGAGTATAACCGAAAAATTAAGGGAATACCTTGATACGGAGCTTAATGATCCCGGGCGAATTCCAGCATGGAACGGAAAATGA
- a CDS encoding glycosyltransferase, with translation MKVFLVTRGAQGDVYPYFAIAEKLVRDGHEVTLSLPQVFEVHAKQLGFNYVLQNYDDINTLMETSTNNRELMAWMHRVTDKQFEEFIPILEKHDIMVATNTEFSAPHIAEYCGKPILRTAYAPFIAGRKIPPPVMPWPKPNPIIRPMILWGALNIGVNIMIDGIINKNRKRLGMPLFKNQGEYAPSRSDNFLLYSPSLGSVDPDWKYPWHIGGYCFNDTIAYDQEKYGKLKAFIDKDDRPALFFTMGSCKAKKKDSICAWLFDICRRHNYKFVVGSGWWHTGDELLGQDNIFLLDSFVPHHLVFPLCDGIIHHGGSGTSHSAARAGKPQMALPIFIDQHYFGNQIYDLKIGPHYLDATKVTLGELEKRTVDLLSNPVYKQNAAILGTKVRNENGVQAICDYIYRKVDGVTEFKAASGFSS, from the coding sequence ATGAAAGTATTTTTAGTAACCAGAGGGGCCCAAGGGGATGTATACCCCTATTTTGCCATAGCCGAAAAACTGGTCAGAGACGGGCATGAAGTTACCTTAAGCTTGCCCCAGGTCTTTGAGGTACACGCGAAACAGTTAGGTTTTAACTACGTCCTTCAAAATTACGATGATATCAACACCCTCATGGAAACTTCCACCAACAACCGGGAACTCATGGCCTGGATGCACCGGGTAACGGATAAACAGTTTGAAGAATTTATTCCTATCCTGGAAAAGCACGATATCATGGTTGCCACCAACACGGAATTTTCCGCCCCCCATATCGCCGAATACTGCGGGAAGCCCATACTTCGCACGGCCTACGCCCCCTTCATTGCGGGGCGCAAAATACCGCCCCCGGTCATGCCCTGGCCGAAACCGAACCCCATCATCCGGCCCATGATACTCTGGGGCGCCCTGAACATCGGGGTCAATATAATGATCGACGGGATCATCAACAAAAACCGAAAACGCCTGGGGATGCCCCTGTTTAAGAACCAGGGGGAATACGCCCCCAGCCGCTCGGATAATTTTCTCCTCTACAGCCCTTCCCTGGGTTCGGTTGATCCTGACTGGAAATACCCCTGGCATATCGGGGGCTACTGTTTTAATGACACCATTGCCTACGATCAGGAAAAGTACGGAAAACTCAAAGCCTTTATTGATAAGGACGACAGGCCTGCACTGTTCTTCACCATGGGGAGCTGTAAAGCAAAAAAGAAAGACAGTATTTGTGCGTGGCTCTTTGATATATGCCGCCGGCACAATTACAAGTTCGTAGTCGGATCCGGGTGGTGGCATACCGGGGATGAGCTCCTCGGCCAGGATAACATATTCCTTCTGGACAGTTTTGTTCCCCACCATCTGGTCTTCCCCCTCTGTGACGGGATCATCCACCACGGCGGGAGTGGAACCTCCCATAGCGCCGCCAGAGCGGGAAAACCCCAGATGGCCCTGCCCATCTTCATCGATCAGCATTACTTCGGGAATCAGATTTACGATTTGAAGATAGGACCTCATTACCTTGACGCCACCAAGGTCACCCTGGGGGAACTTGAAAAGCGGACGGTGGACCTGTTAAGCAACCCGGTCTATAAACAGAACGCCGCTATCCTGGGAACAAAGGTCCGTAACGAAAACGGCGTCCAGGCTATTTGCGATTATATTTACCGCAAGGTTGATGGGGTAACGGAATTTAAGGCTGCATCCGGTTTTTCATCTTAA
- a CDS encoding RrF2 family transcriptional regulator: protein MKISTRGRYGIRLLIDLAEHTSESHVALASVAERQKISIRYLEQVAVILRRSGFIRSVKGASGGYALARRPQDILIGDALRELEGDMLVVDPPLPGSPDNKFQRCIRVTVFDRLNERISQVIDRKTLASVVGTVDPDESYMYFI from the coding sequence ATGAAGATTTCAACCCGGGGACGGTACGGAATCCGGCTGCTCATTGATTTGGCGGAACATACCAGCGAATCCCATGTAGCCCTGGCCAGCGTGGCAGAGCGGCAGAAAATATCCATACGTTACCTTGAACAGGTAGCAGTGATACTCAGACGTTCCGGTTTTATCCGTTCAGTTAAGGGCGCCTCCGGGGGCTATGCCCTGGCCCGGCGGCCCCAGGACATCCTTATTGGTGACGCCCTGCGGGAACTGGAAGGGGACATGCTGGTGGTTGATCCCCCCCTTCCCGGCAGCCCGGATAACAAATTCCAGCGCTGCATCAGGGTTACGGTGTTTGATCGCTTAAACGAACGTATCTCCCAGGTAATAGACCGGAAAACCTTGGCTTCAGTGGTGGGCACCGTGGACCCCGACGAGTCTTATATGTACTTTATTTAA
- a CDS encoding RrF2 family transcriptional regulator gives MRISTKGRYSLEALLYMALLPQGEYTSTRSIAEKTGISDGYLEQLFIPLRKAGIVQGIRGPQGGYLPGRPLEEITVGDVLRAVEGPLELVACVNDNSTCPYKETCISILTWSELYHEITECVDAISLGNLVEAYYAMDKMEYAI, from the coding sequence ATGAGAATTTCTACTAAGGGACGCTATTCTCTTGAGGCCCTGCTGTACATGGCCCTTCTGCCCCAGGGAGAATATACAAGTACCCGCTCTATTGCGGAGAAAACCGGGATTTCCGATGGTTATTTGGAACAGCTTTTTATTCCCCTGCGGAAAGCAGGAATAGTGCAGGGTATACGGGGACCCCAGGGAGGATATCTTCCCGGCCGCCCCTTGGAGGAAATTACCGTGGGGGATGTCTTGCGGGCGGTAGAGGGCCCCCTGGAACTGGTGGCCTGTGTTAATGACAATAGTACCTGCCCTTATAAGGAAACTTGTATCAGTATCCTGACTTGGAGCGAACTTTACCATGAAATTACCGAATGTGTTGATGCAATCAGCCTGGGAAACCTGGTAGAAGCATACTATGCCATGGACAAGATGGAGTACGCTATATGA
- the clpB gene encoding ATP-dependent chaperone ClpB, producing MDFEKLTVKAQEAINEASGIAQKNDHSQIETEHLLLALLSQEDGIVLPIVKQIGANTEQLIADIQALVAASPKIYGEAAQVYLSSAASKVLAKAETEASSLKDEYISAEHLLLAIVAGEGKAADVLKKAGVTHQSILAALKQVRGNARVTDQNPEGKYQVLDKYCRDLTALARQEKLDPVIGRDEEIRRVMQVLSRRTKNNPVLIGEPGVGKTAIAEGLARRIVAGDVPEGLKGKKLLSLDLGALVAGAKFRGEFEERLKAVIHEVQAADGNIILFIDELHTLVGAGAAEGATDASNLLKPALARGELRCIGATTLDEYRKHIEKDAALERRFQQVYTAEPSVEDTIAILRGLQERYEVHHGVRIKDEALVAAATLSDRYITSRFLPDKAIDLVDEAASRLKMELDSRPTELDKLERKLLQLSIERQALTREEDAASKDRLGKLEKEIAELTAERDAMKARWDSEKQDIQKIREIKQRIEELRIEETRYEREGNLTKAAEVKHGRIPEAQKELARLTGLMEEKRESGRGVPALLREEVSEEDIAQVVSAWTGIPVSKMLSGELQKYLDLEKVLEQRVVGQGAAVSAVADAIRRNKAGLSDASRPLGSFLFLGPTGVGKTELAKTLADFLFNDEKALTRIDMSEYGEKHSVSRLIGAPPGYVGYEQGGQLTEAVRRRPYSVILFDEIEKAHPEVFNVFLQILDDGRLTDGQGRVVDFKNVIIIMTSNLGSDLILGTKNPDDIKDGLMELLKQSFRPEFLNRIDETVIFNRLGRDEISKIVDIQLKRLSARLLDRKITLTVTDGARQLLAERGYDPLFGARPLKRTIQADLENPLAKGIIAGKIKDGDAVTADRGPADKAPGGDGLIFKKGPAV from the coding sequence ATGGATTTCGAAAAATTAACCGTAAAAGCCCAGGAAGCCATTAACGAAGCTTCCGGAATCGCCCAAAAAAACGACCATTCCCAGATTGAAACCGAACACCTGCTTCTGGCTCTGCTCAGCCAGGAAGATGGCATTGTTTTGCCCATTGTCAAGCAAATCGGGGCCAATACGGAGCAGCTTATCGCCGACATACAGGCCCTGGTAGCCGCTAGCCCCAAGATTTATGGCGAAGCTGCCCAGGTATACCTCTCGTCAGCGGCTTCCAAGGTTTTGGCAAAGGCCGAAACCGAGGCCTCTTCCTTAAAAGACGAATACATTTCCGCCGAACACCTGCTTCTTGCCATAGTCGCCGGGGAAGGGAAGGCTGCGGATGTCCTGAAAAAGGCAGGGGTCACCCATCAGTCAATCCTTGCCGCATTGAAGCAGGTCCGGGGGAACGCTCGGGTAACTGACCAGAACCCCGAGGGCAAGTACCAGGTTCTGGACAAGTACTGCCGGGACCTTACCGCCCTGGCCCGGCAGGAAAAGCTCGACCCGGTCATAGGCCGGGACGAGGAAATACGCCGGGTGATGCAGGTCCTGTCCCGGCGCACCAAGAACAACCCGGTCCTCATCGGCGAACCCGGTGTGGGGAAGACCGCTATCGCCGAAGGCTTGGCCCGGCGCATCGTGGCCGGGGATGTGCCCGAAGGGCTCAAGGGGAAAAAACTCCTGTCCCTGGATTTAGGCGCCCTGGTAGCGGGGGCCAAGTTTCGGGGGGAATTCGAGGAGCGGCTCAAGGCGGTGATCCACGAGGTCCAAGCCGCAGACGGGAACATAATACTGTTTATCGACGAACTCCACACCCTGGTGGGCGCGGGGGCCGCAGAAGGCGCCACCGACGCCTCCAATCTGCTCAAGCCTGCTCTGGCCCGGGGGGAACTCCGCTGCATAGGCGCCACCACCCTGGACGAGTACCGCAAACATATTGAAAAAGACGCCGCCCTGGAACGGCGCTTCCAGCAGGTCTACACCGCTGAGCCTTCCGTGGAGGACACGATAGCGATACTGCGGGGCTTGCAGGAACGCTACGAGGTACACCACGGGGTGCGTATAAAAGACGAAGCCCTGGTGGCCGCAGCAACACTGTCGGACCGATACATCACCAGCCGCTTCCTTCCGGATAAGGCCATCGACCTGGTGGACGAAGCGGCCAGCCGTCTCAAGATGGAACTGGACAGCCGGCCCACGGAGCTGGACAAACTGGAACGGAAACTGTTGCAGCTTTCCATTGAACGGCAGGCCCTGACCCGCGAAGAGGACGCTGCCTCCAAAGACCGGCTAGGCAAACTGGAAAAAGAAATCGCTGAGCTTACCGCTGAACGGGATGCTATGAAAGCCCGGTGGGACAGCGAAAAACAGGATATCCAAAAGATAAGGGAAATCAAACAACGCATAGAAGAACTGCGCATAGAAGAGACCCGTTACGAACGGGAGGGGAACCTCACAAAAGCTGCGGAAGTTAAGCACGGCCGCATCCCGGAGGCACAGAAAGAGCTTGCCCGGCTCACCGGCTTGATGGAAGAGAAACGGGAAAGCGGCAGAGGCGTGCCGGCCCTGCTCCGGGAAGAGGTGAGCGAGGAAGATATTGCCCAGGTGGTATCCGCGTGGACTGGCATCCCGGTTTCAAAGATGCTAAGCGGGGAACTCCAGAAGTACCTGGACTTGGAAAAGGTCCTGGAACAGCGGGTGGTAGGCCAGGGCGCGGCGGTGTCCGCGGTGGCCGATGCCATCCGGCGGAACAAGGCCGGTCTTTCCGATGCCAGCCGTCCCCTGGGCTCCTTCCTGTTCCTCGGCCCCACCGGGGTGGGCAAAACTGAACTTGCAAAGACCCTGGCAGACTTCCTCTTTAACGACGAAAAGGCCCTGACCCGGATCGACATGAGCGAATACGGGGAAAAGCATTCGGTAAGCCGCCTCATCGGTGCGCCTCCGGGCTATGTGGGTTACGAGCAGGGGGGCCAGCTCACCGAAGCGGTGCGCCGCCGCCCCTACAGCGTGATCCTCTTTGACGAAATCGAGAAGGCCCACCCGGAAGTGTTCAACGTCTTTCTCCAGATCCTCGACGATGGCCGCCTCACCGACGGCCAGGGCCGGGTGGTGGATTTCAAAAACGTGATCATCATCATGACAAGCAACCTTGGCTCAGACCTGATCCTTGGAACCAAAAACCCCGATGACATTAAGGATGGGCTGATGGAACTCCTCAAGCAAAGCTTCCGCCCGGAATTCTTAAACCGCATCGATGAGACGGTGATCTTCAACCGCCTGGGCCGGGATGAGATCAGTAAAATTGTGGACATCCAGCTCAAGCGCCTTTCTGCCCGGCTTCTGGACCGGAAGATCACCCTCACGGTCACCGATGGTGCCAGGCAGCTTTTGGCGGAACGGGGTTACGATCCCCTCTTCGGCGCCCGGCCCCTAAAACGGACCATACAGGCGGACCTGGAAAACCCCCTGGCCAAGGGGATCATTGCCGGGAAGATAAAGGACGGGGATGCGGTCACTGCGGACCGAGGTCCGGCGGACAAAGCGCCCGGTGGAGACGGTCTTATTTTTAAGAAAGGTCCGGCCGTATAG
- a CDS encoding glycosyltransferase: MKLFLITRGSQGDVYPYFALATNLIKAGHEITISLPRVFEEQAKQAGFNYVLQNYDDINTLLEKSTTNRDLLAWMQRVTDQQFDEFIPILEKQDLLVSTNTEFSAPHIAEYCKKPIIRTAFAPFIPGRKIPPPVMPWPRPNPLIVPLLWGGLNLGVNLLTVGIINKNRKRLGMPLFKDQGEYAPSHAENFLMFSPSLGSVDPDWKYPWHIGGYCFDDAIPYEEKKFQELKSFVQKDDKPVLFFTMGSCKTKKKELICAWLLDICHHQGYKLVIGSGWWHTGEALAGQENIFLMDCIIPHNLVFSLCDGIIHHGGSGTTHSAARAGKPQMVLPIFVDQHYWGDRVHSLAVGPDYLTATHVTEKKLEKRVLDLMNNRDYKKNATALGEKLGQENGIQALSDYISRFNAR, encoded by the coding sequence ATGAAACTATTCCTCATAACCAGAGGTTCCCAGGGGGATGTCTATCCCTACTTTGCTTTAGCTACCAATCTGATCAAAGCAGGTCATGAAATAACCATAAGCCTGCCCAGGGTCTTTGAAGAACAGGCAAAACAGGCAGGGTTTAACTATGTGCTTCAGAATTACGATGACATAAACACCCTTCTGGAAAAATCTACCACGAACCGGGACCTCCTGGCCTGGATGCAGCGGGTAACGGATCAGCAGTTTGACGAATTTATCCCCATTCTGGAAAAACAGGATCTGCTGGTTTCCACCAACACGGAATTTTCCGCCCCCCATATCGCCGAATATTGTAAAAAACCAATCATCAGAACAGCCTTTGCCCCCTTTATCCCGGGGCGTAAGATACCGCCTCCGGTCATGCCCTGGCCCAGACCAAACCCCCTGATAGTACCGCTGCTCTGGGGCGGGCTGAACCTGGGAGTTAACCTGCTGACCGTGGGTATTATCAACAAAAACCGGAAACGCCTGGGAATGCCCCTCTTCAAGGATCAGGGGGAATACGCCCCCTCCCATGCGGAAAACTTCCTGATGTTCAGCCCATCCCTGGGTTCGGTTGATCCGGACTGGAAATACCCCTGGCATATCGGGGGCTACTGTTTTGACGATGCCATTCCCTACGAAGAAAAAAAATTCCAGGAATTAAAGTCCTTTGTTCAAAAGGATGATAAGCCGGTACTGTTCTTTACCATGGGAAGCTGTAAAACTAAGAAGAAAGAACTTATCTGCGCATGGCTTTTGGATATTTGCCACCACCAGGGGTATAAATTAGTGATCGGTTCAGGATGGTGGCATACCGGAGAAGCCCTGGCGGGACAGGAGAACATATTCCTCATGGATTGTATCATCCCCCACAACCTGGTCTTCTCCCTCTGCGACGGCATCATCCATCACGGCGGAAGCGGGACCACCCACAGCGCTGCCCGGGCAGGAAAACCCCAGATGGTACTGCCCATTTTTGTGGATCAGCATTACTGGGGGGACCGGGTACACAGCCTTGCTGTGGGACCTGATTATTTGACGGCAACTCATGTGACAGAAAAGAAACTGGAAAAACGGGTTCTGGATTTAATGAATAACCGGGACTACAAAAAAAACGCCACGGCATTAGGAGAAAAGCTCGGTCAGGAAAACGGCATTCAGGCGCTCAGCGATTATATCAGCCGTTTCAACGCCCGGTAA
- a CDS encoding radical SAM protein, translated as MEAERTKSSFNSFNSKRKLESVFLFTTGKCNAKCAMCFYANDMAEKKQDLNFEEIKKLSETAGDFNRLWLSGGEPTLREDLPEIIEMFYKNNHIKDINFPTNGTQPDRVIEWLKRIRKNCPDVNIAISISLDGFQETHDRQRGLTSFYKAVETVKKIDDNFGNDGKIIRNLATVITKYNVQEVEDLLLWVYGRFNASTHTIEAARGVTREDGVKVLTEKSLRKIQDDIAPYYIAYADRVAEGVKGKFAKWVTRYFYVGLMRTMYNIRASNLEKPTPWNMDCTAGETTLVLDYDGRFRGCELRPPIGTVQEYGCDVQKIMHSDAMKNEIAALGHGHKANCWCTHGCWIMSSITFSPGKMISKLMSANKEVKKLYHPLAINEAIMSDLEKKYNLDMDKLAQLGIVEAQRGIA; from the coding sequence ATGGAAGCAGAAAGAACAAAGAGTTCATTTAATTCTTTCAATTCAAAACGGAAGCTGGAGTCGGTTTTTCTTTTTACCACTGGAAAATGTAATGCCAAGTGTGCCATGTGCTTTTACGCCAATGATATGGCGGAAAAGAAGCAGGATCTAAATTTTGAGGAAATTAAGAAACTTTCCGAAACTGCAGGGGATTTTAACCGCCTGTGGCTTTCCGGGGGTGAACCCACCCTCAGGGAAGATTTACCTGAAATTATCGAGATGTTCTATAAGAACAACCACATCAAGGACATCAATTTCCCCACCAATGGTACCCAACCGGACCGGGTTATCGAATGGCTGAAGCGTATCAGAAAAAACTGTCCGGATGTCAATATCGCCATCAGCATTTCCCTGGACGGTTTTCAGGAAACCCATGACCGGCAGCGGGGGCTTACCAGCTTCTACAAGGCGGTGGAAACCGTCAAGAAAATCGACGATAACTTTGGGAATGACGGTAAAATCATACGGAACCTCGCCACGGTTATTACCAAGTACAATGTACAAGAAGTTGAAGATCTGCTGCTCTGGGTATACGGCCGGTTTAATGCCTCTACCCATACCATTGAGGCGGCTCGCGGAGTAACTAGGGAAGACGGGGTAAAGGTCCTTACCGAAAAGTCCCTGCGGAAGATCCAGGATGATATAGCCCCCTATTATATAGCCTATGCGGACCGGGTTGCCGAGGGGGTTAAGGGCAAATTCGCTAAATGGGTTACCCGCTACTTCTACGTCGGACTTATGCGGACCATGTACAATATCCGGGCCAGCAACCTCGAAAAGCCCACACCCTGGAATATGGACTGTACCGCCGGGGAGACCACCCTGGTTCTCGACTACGATGGCCGGTTCCGGGGCTGTGAATTGCGGCCTCCCATCGGAACCGTACAGGAATATGGCTGCGATGTACAAAAAATCATGCACAGCGATGCCATGAAAAACGAGATCGCCGCCCTGGGACACGGGCACAAGGCGAATTGCTGGTGCACCCACGGCTGCTGGATCATGTCCTCCATTACCTTCAGCCCCGGCAAAATGATTTCCAAATTGATGTCCGCCAATAAGGAAGTAAAAAAACTTTACCACCCCTTGGCCATCAACGAAGCAATCATGAGCGACCTGGAAAAGAAGTACAACCTGGATATGGATAAACTGGCCCAGCTTGGAATTGTTGAAGCCCAGCGCGGCATTGCATGA
- a CDS encoding arsenic resistance protein, which yields MAKLQPLIIIGSALMGILIGKLNPNAAPFAGSLIEVFLMLLLFFVFLGVDIRGIRKSFTNIRFSLAALTINFIWTPVFAFILGRLFMAGRIDMQTGFIMLMVTPCTDWYLIFTGIAGGNVSLGSSLLPLNLILQITLLPVYLLLFMGDAISFSAGTMLTSILLVLVIPLVSANIVKLVVGRLPIQEKFEKAISAWSDGIQLIFLCLAVAAMFTSQGKLILENPGLFAGIFPPLIIFFVVIFILALFTGRLLKLSFQDIIPLIFTSSARNSPVSLAIAAISFPDRPVISLVLVIGPLIELPVLAVDAWILKSRFNRREMVTNKSENN from the coding sequence ATGGCGAAACTCCAGCCTCTTATCATCATAGGCTCCGCCCTGATGGGCATCCTGATAGGCAAATTAAACCCCAACGCCGCACCCTTTGCGGGAAGCCTTATCGAAGTATTCCTGATGCTCCTCCTCTTTTTTGTTTTCCTGGGAGTAGATATCAGGGGAATCAGAAAATCTTTTACCAATATCCGCTTCTCCCTGGCTGCCCTGACCATCAACTTTATCTGGACCCCGGTGTTTGCCTTTATCCTGGGTAGGCTGTTCATGGCGGGCCGCATAGACATGCAGACCGGATTCATTATGCTCATGGTGACCCCCTGTACCGACTGGTATCTCATATTCACCGGCATAGCCGGGGGGAACGTGAGCCTGGGCTCCTCCCTGCTCCCCCTGAACCTGATTCTGCAGATCACCCTGCTGCCGGTATATCTGCTTTTATTTATGGGTGACGCTATTTCCTTCAGCGCCGGGACCATGCTCACCAGTATACTCCTGGTTCTGGTCATCCCCCTGGTATCCGCCAATATCGTAAAATTGGTGGTTGGGAGACTGCCCATACAGGAGAAGTTTGAAAAGGCGATCAGCGCCTGGTCCGACGGCATCCAGCTGATCTTTCTCTGCCTGGCCGTGGCGGCCATGTTCACATCCCAGGGAAAACTCATACTGGAGAACCCCGGCCTCTTTGCAGGAATCTTTCCCCCGCTGATCATCTTTTTTGTCGTTATTTTTATACTTGCTCTGTTCACCGGGCGCTTGTTAAAATTATCTTTCCAGGACATCATACCCCTAATCTTCACAAGCTCGGCCCGGAATTCTCCGGTTTCTTTGGCTATTGCCGCCATCAGCTTTCCCGATCGGCCGGTGATATCCCTGGTTTTGGTAATTGGCCCCCTGATAGAGCTGCCGGTACTTGCGGTGGACGCCTGGATTTTGAAATCCCGATTTAACCGCCGGGAAATGGTTACAAATAAAAGCGAAAATAATTGA